The DNA segment AATAAAAGAGGTAGTTATGAAGAAgtttctacaatttaaaattcaagttgTACTTATGAAAGACATTTCTATGCTTACCTTTTATTGTTTGCTGAAATGATCTCAGTCAATGGCTGTGTAGCCTCATACGTTTCCTCTGTTAccgtctgcaaaaaaaaaaaaaaaaaagtcaggtAGGGGATCAAAAACACGTACAAAAGCTTTCAAACATTACTTGAAATCTCCaagattttttgaacatttaccTGCTGTTTCTGAATTGGAGTAAAAACTTGAGCCTCAATACTCTTTGGAGatattggagaagaaggtgtctCATTCATTTCCAGTGTTTCTTTTTGCAAAACTTGAGTCTGAGCAGCAGGTGACTCAATCACAATCTGCAAAAAATATCAGGAAAggccatcatgaatacattcaattataatttctagagtaaatattacctcatcatctggttttccttcttcttgattagttttgggtgGCGTTTCATCAGTAGAGGTTTGTGTTTCCCTCTGCCAAAAATTAGAAAGgtctatatatgtaaatcacccaaaactaattgtaaactccaactgtcattgagcatatacctcttttGTCAGATTAGGAGTAAAAACTTGAGTATCAAGGGCAGGCGTGTCATCCGATGGCTCTCTCTCAATCTGTAAAAATTATCACGAAGTCAATCCAGAGTACGTTCTAAAGCTTCCAAACATTAACTTAAAAATCCAAGATTTTTTTTGACCATGTACCTGCTGAGTCTGACTTGGAGTATAAACGGGAGTTTCAATACTCTTTGGAGCtattggagaagaaggtgtctCATTCATTTCCACTGTTTCTTTCTGCAAAACTTGACTCTGAGTAGCAGGTGACTCACTTGTTAATTTCTCTCtcacaatctgcaaaaaaatatcaggaatggccatcatgaatacattcaacTATAATTTCTAGAATAAATATTACCTCATCATCTGGTTTTCCATCTTGATTAGGATTGGATGGCCTCTCATCGGTAGACGTTTCTGTTTCTTTCTGTCAAAAATCAGAAAAGcctttatatgtaaaaaaaatcacccaaaactaatttgtaaactccaactgtgaaaacaatatcattgagcatatacctcttttGTCAGATTAGGAGAGAATACTTGAGTATCAAGGGCAGGAGTTTCATCATCTGATTCATTCATTGTCTCCTGCAaaaatcaagaatgcattcaagaatatgtacaaaagcttccaaatattacttcaaaactcaacaatattttattggttacatacctcatgtgtcaaattaggctgttgagacattggagataaaggcgtCTCACTCGATGGTTGCGTGTAATCCTGCAAAAATCAGGAAGGCATTCAGGATTTTGTACaagaatttccaaatattttcttaaaattttttgaGCATATACCTCATTTTGTTGAGACTTTGGAGATGCAGCTGATTCAATCATTGTCTCCTGCAAAAATCAGGAATGCATTCAAGAAGTACAAAAGCTttccaaatattacttcaaaactcaacaatatttattggttacatacctcatgtgtcaaattaggctgttgagacattggagataaaggtgtctcactcgatggttgcgtgtgagacattggagataaaggtgtctcactcgatggttgcgtgtgagacattggagataaaggtgtcCCACTGGATCGCTGTTTGTCAAATATTAGGAAGGCATTCAAGAATATGTACAAGATCTtccaaaaaatacttgaaaatgcaAATGTAAAAGAAGATGTTTTGAGAATTTACCTTTGTGTCACGTTAGTGGGAAAAACATTGTTGTTTCCTTCCAACTCTGACACACGAGCTCTAAGAtgtatgttttcttcttccagTAATGACATTCGATCCTTCATGCTCTTCAGATTCTCCTCCATTACCGTGATGatcctgttcactttttcatttaCTGAATCCTCATCAATCGAGAGTAGAAGCTTGGCCAGTCTCCTTATTTGCCATCATTTGAATAAGAGCATCCAATGTGTCAAATGTGTCTACACACCTATTTTCCCAGTCATCGGCTGTAATCTTGTACCCTTTCTTTGttacatctttcactgtttCCAGCTCGTCACTATATTTGTCTTCAATGGAGATATCATCTTCTGGATCATGAGGAATAGAAGGTAGTATGCAATGGACCTTCAGCTGAGAGTATTTAAAAAAAGACCAAtgagaaacatattaaaaagaagaagccaaataAACTGAGAAACATATACTTGGAAAAGCTTACCTTTGTATCAGCTTCAACCTGTAAAACCCTATCAAGTGATGGATTCTCTACCTCAGTGTATTTTTCACACAAGTAAGTCGGCCCAGGAACCTCAACTGTTGGTACACACTTACTGAACTTATTCCTTAGCAAAGGAATCGACTCTAGTATCCAAAGAAGGAATActagaggataaccttgcaactCAAATTTGGATTTATTCTCCAAATGATTCGCGACAGCGTTTTGAATTGACTTCAGGAGCACAATGTAAGCCTCTTTTCCCCATGGATATGTCATATCCTGTGCATTTTTCGCATATTCCAAAGGAAAACTCCCTCCTTTGCTCTTCCGCAATAATATGCTCTCTACCAGGATGAGCATTGCGAGGCATACTCTCTCCTCAGAAGCATCTTCTTGGTTTCATTTGGTTACCGACTGCAATATCGTAGTTATTCAGTCGCAAAACGTAACATAACGACGGTTTGCGACTGATCTCGTGGTCACCAAACTTTGTGTCGCTCATACGAGGAGTCGTTAAAGAACCTCATTTGCCGACTGAATTACGACTATTTTGTCACTGTATATTGTAGTCGTAAAATAGACGCAATTAAGTCGCAAAATATACCGACTGAACTACTACTATCCAAAGACCAAACTAGGCTGTTTATCAGTCGTTATGTAGACGGGAATTGTAGTCGCTTATTAGTCGTTAGAGGGGAGTCGGTAGATAGTCGCAAAATTAGCGACTACCCAACGACTGATTATGTACAGCATTAGTGACTATATAGCGACTGAGTTGTTGATTTAGATGTGTAATATGTGGTTATCTAGCGACTACATTGCGACTAAATTTTGTGACTTATTAGCGACTCCAAGATTCAAAAATCACaaatcagatttttttgattttcttttttttaattaatttgttcaTTTGCAGTAAAACAATgacaataataaaaacaaaaattttaatataaaacagagAATTCATAACATAATGTTGCAAAAGGCACTCTAAGGAGTTAAGCATTAgcataca comes from the Brassica napus cultivar Da-Ae chromosome A7, Da-Ae, whole genome shotgun sequence genome and includes:
- the LOC125576091 gene encoding uncharacterized protein LOC125576091 → MLILVESILLRKSKGGSFPLEYAKNAQDMTYPWGKEAYIVLLKSIQNAVANHLENKSKFELQGYPLVFLLWILESIPLLRNKFSKCVPTVEVPGPTYLCEKYTEVENPSLDRVLQVEADTKLKVHCILPSIPHDPEDDISIEDKYSDELETVKDVTKKGYKITADDWENRCVDTFDTLDALIQMMANKETGQASTLD